A genomic segment from Lignipirellula cremea encodes:
- a CDS encoding ABC-F family ATP-binding cassette domain-containing protein: MILLTVNKVTKHYGPEPVLAGVSFDIRKGERVALVGPNGAGKTTLMKIVCGQEEPDSGTVEMHSSVRIGVLEQHSEFAPGRTVWDEAREALRDLIELAERVEDLANQISEADHAQRAKLGQQYDRLSHELHLRDGYNLDHKIERVLNGLGFQEETYLQPAATLSGGQANRLMLARLLLEEPDLMMLDEPSNHLDLEATSWLENYLCESDQALLLVSHDRYFIDKTATRTFELYNGTVDAYPGNFTAYTRQKTERLEVQKRTYEKQQIEIGKIEDFVRRHSAGLKHAQAEDRRKKLERIERVELPREIAAPVMGFPPASRTGDIVLRVEHLSKAFDRPLFSDLTFDILRGEKWGILGPNGSGKTTLLRCLIGEHRVDNGQVSFGAGVKAGYFDQLLTCVSSDALVIDAIRPSHKEFFEQQRRDMLARFGVTGDMVFQQVSSLSGGERNRTALAMLAASDANFLLLDEPTNHLDLWARQALEKSIKAYEGSVIFVSHDRYFLNQVADHLLIVEPSRFRVIEGNYDTYLHLVRQGLAGGEGIQAGVAEKEVKKEAKKEKREKTARPKRKFPFRKLPEIEADIAAQEARIEELHGQLATPDFVRNGQQVKAAQQELDQLQEKLTNLYEHWEEASEMN, encoded by the coding sequence ATGATCCTGCTAACCGTCAACAAGGTGACAAAACACTACGGCCCGGAACCGGTGCTGGCCGGCGTTTCGTTCGATATTCGCAAAGGCGAACGTGTGGCGCTGGTCGGCCCCAACGGCGCCGGCAAGACCACGCTGATGAAGATCGTCTGCGGTCAGGAAGAGCCCGACAGCGGCACGGTCGAGATGCACAGCTCAGTCCGCATTGGCGTGCTGGAACAGCACTCAGAGTTTGCCCCGGGTCGCACCGTCTGGGACGAAGCCCGCGAAGCGCTCCGCGACCTGATCGAACTGGCCGAACGGGTCGAGGATCTGGCTAACCAGATCAGCGAGGCGGACCACGCCCAGCGGGCGAAGCTGGGCCAGCAGTACGATCGGCTGTCGCACGAACTGCACCTGCGGGACGGCTACAATCTCGACCATAAAATCGAACGCGTGCTCAACGGCCTGGGCTTCCAGGAAGAGACCTACCTGCAGCCGGCGGCGACACTTTCCGGCGGCCAGGCGAACCGGCTGATGCTGGCCCGTCTGTTGCTGGAAGAACCCGATCTGATGATGCTCGACGAACCGTCGAACCATCTCGACCTGGAGGCGACCTCCTGGCTGGAAAATTACCTGTGCGAGTCCGACCAGGCGCTGCTGCTGGTCAGCCACGATCGCTACTTCATCGACAAAACAGCCACCCGTACGTTTGAATTGTATAACGGCACCGTCGACGCCTACCCGGGAAACTTCACCGCCTATACCCGGCAAAAGACCGAGCGGCTGGAGGTGCAGAAACGCACCTACGAAAAGCAGCAGATCGAAATCGGAAAGATCGAAGATTTCGTCCGGCGCCACTCGGCCGGACTCAAACACGCCCAGGCGGAAGATCGCCGGAAAAAGCTGGAGCGGATCGAGCGGGTCGAGCTACCCCGCGAGATCGCCGCGCCCGTGATGGGCTTTCCTCCCGCGTCCCGCACCGGCGATATTGTGCTGCGGGTCGAGCACCTGTCCAAAGCGTTCGATCGACCGCTGTTTTCCGACTTGACGTTCGACATCCTCCGCGGCGAAAAATGGGGCATCCTCGGCCCCAATGGCTCCGGCAAAACGACCCTGCTGCGTTGCCTGATCGGAGAGCACCGCGTCGACAACGGCCAGGTCTCGTTTGGCGCCGGGGTCAAGGCGGGCTACTTCGACCAGTTGCTCACCTGCGTGTCCAGCGATGCGCTGGTCATCGACGCCATTCGCCCCAGCCATAAAGAGTTTTTCGAACAGCAACGCCGCGATATGCTGGCCCGTTTCGGCGTGACCGGCGACATGGTGTTCCAGCAGGTTTCCAGCCTGTCGGGCGGAGAGCGGAACCGCACGGCGCTGGCCATGCTGGCCGCTTCTGACGCCAACTTTCTCCTGCTCGACGAACCGACAAACCACCTGGACCTGTGGGCCCGCCAGGCGCTGGAGAAGTCGATCAAAGCGTACGAAGGCTCCGTCATTTTCGTCAGCCACGATCGCTACTTTTTGAACCAGGTCGCCGATCACCTGCTGATCGTCGAGCCGTCGCGGTTCCGCGTGATCGAAGGGAACTACGACACCTATCTGCACCTCGTTCGCCAGGGGCTGGCCGGCGGCGAAGGGATCCAGGCGGGCGTCGCCGAGAAAGAGGTCAAAAAAGAAGCGAAGAAAGAGAAGCGAGAAAAGACCGCCCGACCCAAGCGAAAGTTCCCATTCCGCAAGCTGCCGGAGATCGAAGCCGACATCGCCGCGCAGGAAGCCCGCATCGAAGAACTGCACGGCCAGTTGGCCACGCCCGACTTTGTCCGCAACGGCCAGCAAGTCAAAGCGGCCCAGCAGGAACTCGACCAGCTGCAGGAAAAACTGACGAACCTGTACGAACACTGGGAAGAAGCCAGCGAGATGAACTAG
- a CDS encoding GDP-L-fucose synthase family protein: MDEWSQLNVVVTGGAGFLGRVVCEKLRERGCRKIGVPRQAQYDLTTEDGVRRMYADFQPQVVLHLAADVGGIGANRAHPGRFCYANLAMGMHLIEMGRLFGIEKFVQTGTVCAYPKFAPVPFVEEDIWNGYPEETNAPYGIAKKSLFVMLDAYRREYGLRSSVVVPVNLYGPGDNFDPKSSHVIPALIRKCEEAIDRGDSSLTCWGTGSASREFLYVEDAAEGIVRAAECMDDPSPINLGTGQEITIRNLVELIAEQTGFHGEIRWDASQPDGQPRRCLDTSKAKRLLDWEAQTSFEEGLKQTIAWYRQDRRRTVAA; this comes from the coding sequence ATGGATGAGTGGTCGCAATTGAATGTCGTAGTGACCGGAGGTGCAGGTTTTCTGGGACGCGTCGTCTGCGAAAAACTCCGTGAACGCGGCTGCCGGAAAATTGGCGTGCCGCGACAAGCCCAGTACGACCTGACGACCGAAGACGGCGTGCGGCGCATGTACGCCGACTTTCAGCCCCAGGTGGTGCTGCACCTGGCCGCCGACGTGGGCGGCATTGGCGCCAATCGCGCCCATCCCGGTCGCTTCTGCTACGCCAACCTGGCGATGGGGATGCACCTGATTGAGATGGGCCGCCTGTTCGGTATTGAAAAGTTTGTGCAAACGGGGACGGTTTGCGCCTATCCCAAGTTCGCCCCGGTGCCGTTCGTGGAAGAGGATATCTGGAACGGCTATCCGGAAGAGACGAACGCTCCCTATGGCATTGCGAAGAAATCGCTGTTCGTCATGCTGGACGCCTATCGCCGGGAATACGGCCTGCGGAGCAGTGTGGTGGTGCCCGTCAATCTGTACGGACCGGGCGACAATTTCGACCCGAAGTCATCCCACGTGATTCCGGCCCTGATCCGCAAGTGCGAAGAAGCGATCGATCGCGGCGATTCCTCGCTGACCTGCTGGGGCACGGGCTCTGCTTCACGCGAGTTTCTGTACGTCGAGGACGCGGCCGAAGGGATCGTGCGGGCGGCCGAATGCATGGACGACCCGTCGCCGATCAATCTGGGCACGGGCCAGGAAATCACCATTCGCAATCTGGTCGAACTGATCGCCGAGCAGACCGGTTTTCACGGGGAGATTCGCTGGGACGCCTCCCAGCCCGACGGCCAGCCGCGACGCTGCCTGGATACGTCCAAGGCCAAACGCCTGCTGGACTGGGAAGCGCAGACGTCGTTTGAAGAAGGGCTGAAACAGACGATCGCCTGGTATCGGCAGGATCGCCGGCGCACAGTCGCCGCCTGA
- the miaE gene encoding tRNA-(ms[2]io[6]A)-hydroxylase, translated as MLHLQSSSSDRWLQQVDAGLDEILIDHAHCEKKAAGCAMNLIFAYVEQEELCREMVLIVNEELDHFQQVLDLLARRGTRFRRQTPSTYGRRLNDLVRKFEPDKAVDRLLVASLIEARSCERFDLLRRHVADQELADFYGSLFESEARHHTTYVRLARLFAPEEKVMQRLDELAVLEAAIIDEGDAFPRMHS; from the coding sequence ATGTTACACCTTCAATCTTCCTCGTCGGACCGCTGGCTGCAGCAGGTTGACGCAGGGCTCGACGAAATCCTGATCGACCACGCCCACTGCGAAAAAAAAGCAGCCGGTTGCGCGATGAATCTGATCTTCGCCTATGTCGAACAGGAAGAGCTCTGCCGCGAAATGGTTCTGATCGTCAACGAAGAGCTGGACCACTTCCAGCAGGTGCTTGACCTGCTCGCCCGCCGAGGGACCCGCTTCCGCCGGCAAACGCCCAGCACCTATGGGCGGCGGCTGAACGATCTGGTGCGCAAGTTCGAGCCCGACAAGGCGGTGGACCGGCTGCTGGTCGCCAGTCTGATCGAGGCCCGTTCGTGCGAGCGATTTGATCTGCTCCGGCGGCATGTGGCCGACCAGGAGCTGGCCGATTTCTACGGCAGCCTGTTTGAGTCGGAAGCCCGGCACCACACGACGTACGTCCGCCTGGCCCGCCTTTTCGCGCCGGAAGAGAAGGTCATGCAGCGGCTGGACGAGCTGGCTGTGCTGGAAGCGGCCATCATCGACGAAGGGGACGCCTTCCCCCGCATGCACAGCTGA
- a CDS encoding DeoR/GlpR family DNA-binding transcription regulator, which yields MLAEERRERLLEMVRQRGFASLRDLSGELAVSESTIRRDLDQLEESGSARRSHGGVFYAGPSPKLSHFDLRQSSNWDKKRQIARCAAELIEDGETILLDGGSTTYELAQQLVGRPLQIVTNSLPVANLFMASESAELILLGGYVHTRTGVSLGPYANDMLRHIHVKHAVLSVASIHEDGAYNSNLLLVETERAMMAAADEVVVVADSTKFGHKSLSQLCPLSAIHSLVVDDEMSEDWRSRMIAAGVHLHVASSTPAGETAGLE from the coding sequence ATGCTAGCGGAAGAACGAAGAGAGCGTCTGTTGGAAATGGTCCGGCAGCGCGGCTTTGCTTCTTTACGCGATCTGAGCGGCGAGCTGGCCGTTTCAGAGTCAACCATTCGCCGCGATCTGGATCAACTAGAGGAGAGCGGTTCGGCCCGTCGCTCGCATGGCGGGGTGTTTTATGCAGGTCCGTCGCCCAAGTTGTCGCACTTTGATCTGCGGCAGTCGTCCAACTGGGACAAAAAGCGACAGATCGCCCGGTGTGCCGCGGAACTGATTGAGGATGGAGAGACGATCCTGCTCGACGGCGGCAGCACTACGTATGAGTTGGCGCAGCAGCTGGTCGGACGGCCTTTGCAGATTGTGACGAACTCCCTGCCGGTGGCGAACCTGTTTATGGCGAGCGAATCGGCGGAGTTGATCCTGCTGGGCGGGTATGTCCACACGCGGACCGGCGTTTCGCTGGGGCCGTATGCGAACGACATGCTGCGTCATATCCATGTGAAGCATGCCGTGCTGAGCGTGGCCAGTATTCACGAAGACGGCGCCTATAACAGCAACCTGCTGCTGGTCGAAACGGAACGCGCCATGATGGCGGCGGCCGATGAGGTCGTGGTGGTTGCCGACAGCACCAAGTTTGGGCACAAGAGCTTATCGCAGCTGTGCCCGTTGTCCGCCATCCATTCGCTGGTGGTTGATGACGAGATGAGCGAAGACTGGCGCAGCCGCATGATTGCGGCAGGCGTCCACCTGCATGTGGCGTCGTCAACGCCTGCCGGAGAAACAGCGGGCCTCGAGTAA
- a CDS encoding EutN/CcmL family microcompartment protein, with protein sequence MRIAEVIGTVTLSRCHPSFQGARLRLAVPMTLAELQQEQPLAAEPLVVWDDLGAGIGSRIALSEGGEAAQPFRPHDKPVDAYNAALLDEINL encoded by the coding sequence ATGCGTATTGCCGAAGTGATCGGAACCGTCACGCTCAGTCGCTGTCACCCCAGTTTCCAGGGTGCGCGGCTGCGATTGGCCGTGCCGATGACGCTGGCCGAACTGCAGCAGGAGCAACCGCTGGCGGCCGAGCCGCTGGTCGTCTGGGACGATCTGGGCGCCGGGATCGGCAGTCGCATCGCCTTGAGCGAAGGCGGCGAAGCGGCCCAGCCCTTCCGCCCCCACGACAAACCGGTTGACGCTTACAACGCCGCCCTGCTCGACGAAATCAACTTGTAA
- a CDS encoding DNA-3-methyladenine glycosylase, producing MTDDDFEVDRDYAALPPLSAEFYQGDTVEVARRLLGTLLVRSSPDGLTAGRIVETEAYLAVDDSACHAARGRTRSNAAMFGPAGRAYVYPIHSRWCFNVVTGLPDEGTAVLVRAIVPLAGEDLMRRRRKREKRLELTRGPARLCEALAINRELDHWDLTLGEPLWIAAAEGPLPAEQLRVSPRIGVTSAADLPLRFFLAGNPFVSGKRSGNV from the coding sequence ATGACAGACGACGACTTTGAAGTCGACCGCGATTACGCCGCCTTGCCGCCGCTGTCGGCAGAGTTCTACCAGGGCGATACGGTCGAGGTCGCCCGGCGCCTGCTGGGAACCTTGCTGGTCCGTTCCTCGCCCGACGGTCTGACTGCGGGGCGGATCGTGGAAACGGAAGCGTACCTGGCCGTCGACGATTCCGCCTGCCATGCGGCTCGCGGGCGCACCCGCAGCAACGCCGCCATGTTCGGCCCGGCAGGCAGGGCGTATGTGTACCCGATCCACAGCCGCTGGTGCTTCAATGTGGTGACCGGTCTCCCCGACGAAGGCACGGCCGTGCTGGTCAGGGCGATCGTCCCCCTGGCCGGTGAAGACCTCATGCGTCGCCGGCGGAAACGCGAGAAACGGCTGGAACTGACGCGAGGTCCGGCCCGCCTGTGCGAAGCGCTCGCCATCAACCGCGAGCTCGACCACTGGGACCTCACGCTGGGAGAGCCGCTCTGGATCGCCGCCGCGGAAGGGCCGCTGCCTGCCGAACAGCTGCGTGTATCGCCCCGCATCGGCGTAACGTCCGCCGCCGACCTGCCGCTCCGTTTCTTCCTGGCCGGCAACCCATTCGTCAGCGGGAAACGGTCGGGTAATGTTTGA
- a CDS encoding aldehyde dehydrogenase family protein, which produces MQIDETFIRSVVAQVLAEVGQAPAVSGGSYAGRHGVFHDANEAVAAARDAYEQLCDRPLSDRKRIIDHIRRISIEQCVELGTMEMEETKIGRLEHKIAKLSTLGEQTPGVEFLRTEAFSGDHGLAIIEHAPFGVIGAITPVTHSLPTITGNAVSMIAAGNTLVVNPHPSGKKVAAEGVRRFNQAIYRDLGIDNLICVIAEPTLESADAIFKHRDVNMICVTGGPAVARAALRAGKRAVVAGPGNPPVVVDETADLDRAARCIIQGASYDNNLLCIAEKEVFVVESVFDKMMQAMERAGAMRLNSREVDRLTSVAITQVGEGDDRHDAPAKEFLGKDASVLAHGAGVQAPAGCELLFGETDETNPFVPVEQMMPFVPFVRCRNVDEAIAKAKHYEHGFRHTSIIHSNNVRNMTKMGRALETTLFVKNGPCMASLGLGGEGYLSFSIAGPTGEGVTTPMTFTRERRCSLIDDLHILGR; this is translated from the coding sequence ATGCAAATCGACGAAACTTTTATTCGCAGTGTTGTCGCCCAGGTACTGGCTGAAGTGGGCCAGGCGCCAGCGGTGTCGGGCGGCAGCTACGCTGGCCGGCATGGCGTATTCCATGACGCCAACGAAGCGGTCGCCGCGGCCCGCGACGCTTACGAGCAGTTGTGCGATCGACCGCTGTCGGACCGGAAACGGATCATCGACCATATCCGCCGGATCTCGATCGAGCAGTGTGTCGAGCTGGGCACGATGGAGATGGAAGAAACGAAGATCGGCCGGCTGGAACACAAAATCGCCAAGCTCAGCACGCTCGGCGAGCAGACGCCCGGCGTGGAGTTCCTCCGCACTGAAGCGTTCAGCGGCGACCACGGCCTGGCCATCATTGAACACGCTCCGTTCGGCGTGATCGGAGCCATCACACCGGTCACCCATTCGCTGCCGACCATCACCGGCAACGCCGTCAGCATGATCGCCGCGGGCAACACCCTGGTGGTGAACCCGCACCCCAGCGGCAAGAAAGTCGCCGCCGAAGGGGTCCGTCGGTTCAATCAGGCCATCTATCGCGACCTGGGCATCGACAATCTGATCTGTGTGATCGCCGAACCGACGCTGGAATCGGCCGATGCGATCTTCAAGCATCGCGATGTGAACATGATTTGTGTAACAGGCGGACCTGCTGTCGCCCGGGCCGCCTTGCGGGCCGGCAAGCGGGCTGTGGTGGCCGGACCTGGCAACCCGCCGGTCGTCGTCGATGAAACGGCTGACCTGGATCGGGCCGCCCGGTGCATCATCCAGGGCGCCTCTTACGACAACAACCTGCTCTGCATCGCCGAGAAGGAAGTCTTCGTGGTGGAGTCGGTCTTTGACAAAATGATGCAGGCGATGGAACGGGCCGGCGCCATGCGGCTGAACTCCCGCGAAGTCGACCGTTTGACGAGCGTCGCCATTACGCAGGTCGGCGAAGGGGATGATCGCCACGACGCCCCGGCCAAGGAGTTCCTCGGCAAAGACGCCTCCGTGCTGGCCCATGGCGCCGGCGTGCAGGCCCCGGCCGGCTGCGAACTGCTCTTTGGCGAAACCGACGAGACAAACCCGTTCGTCCCCGTCGAACAGATGATGCCCTTCGTGCCGTTCGTCCGTTGCCGTAACGTCGACGAAGCGATCGCCAAGGCCAAGCACTATGAGCACGGCTTCCGCCACACCAGCATCATCCACTCGAACAACGTCCGCAACATGACCAAAATGGGCCGCGCCCTGGAGACGACCCTGTTCGTCAAGAACGGGCCGTGCATGGCTTCTTTGGGTCTGGGCGGCGAAGGCTACCTGTCGTTTTCGATCGCCGGTCCGACCGGCGAAGGCGTCACCACGCCGATGACCTTTACCCGTGAACGCCGCTGCTCGTTGATCGACGACCTGCACATCCTGGGGCGATAG
- a CDS encoding BMC domain-containing protein: MQSAIGLVETKGLIGLVEATDAMAKAANVQIVKRVSIGGAYVTTVVRGDVGSVRAAVEAGAAAASQIGELVSSHVIARPADGLVEAYLS, encoded by the coding sequence ATGCAAAGTGCGATCGGGTTAGTAGAAACCAAAGGGCTGATCGGGCTGGTGGAAGCCACCGACGCCATGGCCAAAGCGGCCAATGTTCAAATTGTCAAACGCGTTTCGATCGGCGGCGCCTATGTGACGACGGTCGTCCGCGGCGACGTGGGCAGCGTGCGGGCGGCGGTGGAAGCCGGCGCCGCAGCGGCCTCGCAGATTGGCGAGCTGGTCTCGAGCCATGTGATTGCTCGTCCGGCCGACGGTCTGGTCGAAGCCTATCTGTCGTAA
- a CDS encoding BMC domain-containing protein: MAKTNEALGMIETKGFIALVEASDAMMKAANVTFWGWDKVGSGLVTAFVTGDVAAVKAATDAGAAAASRLGEVVAVQVIPRPHEDLGIVLPSQSGGGGSAE; the protein is encoded by the coding sequence ATGGCGAAAACCAATGAAGCGCTCGGCATGATCGAAACCAAGGGCTTCATCGCCCTGGTGGAGGCCAGCGACGCAATGATGAAGGCGGCGAATGTCACGTTCTGGGGCTGGGATAAAGTCGGCAGCGGCCTGGTGACAGCTTTTGTCACCGGCGATGTGGCTGCGGTCAAAGCGGCTACCGACGCCGGCGCCGCTGCGGCCAGCCGTCTGGGCGAAGTGGTCGCCGTCCAGGTGATCCCGCGTCCGCACGAAGATCTGGGCATTGTGCTGCCTTCCCAGTCGGGCGGCGGCGGCAGCGCCGAGTAG
- a CDS encoding EutN/CcmL family microcompartment protein: MFVAKVTGAVVSTQKVGTLVGQKLLVVEPYRLEPADRRQLTTTGRTFIAIDTIGAGEGDYVLITQGSSARLTPETKNLPIDCVIVGIVDQVHIDHGCVYRRDEET, translated from the coding sequence ATGTTTGTTGCGAAAGTGACCGGCGCCGTGGTGTCGACCCAGAAAGTCGGCACGCTCGTCGGGCAAAAACTGCTGGTGGTCGAACCGTACCGGCTGGAGCCGGCCGATCGCCGTCAGCTCACCACGACGGGCCGCACGTTTATCGCCATCGACACGATCGGCGCCGGCGAAGGCGACTACGTACTGATCACCCAGGGGTCGAGCGCCCGGCTCACTCCCGAGACCAAGAACCTGCCGATCGACTGCGTCATTGTCGGCATCGTCGACCAGGTGCACATTGATCACGGCTGCGTTTATCGCCGCGACGAAGAAACCTGA
- a CDS encoding EutN/CcmL family microcompartment protein — translation MQQALVVGSATSTIKHPSMQGTKLLIVQPLLADGRSPDGDPCICVDRLGAGRGETVIITSDGRYAREILQADATPVRWTTLGIQDA, via the coding sequence ATGCAACAAGCCCTGGTAGTGGGATCGGCGACCTCGACGATCAAACACCCGTCGATGCAGGGAACCAAGCTGCTGATCGTGCAGCCGCTGCTGGCCGATGGTCGTTCGCCCGACGGCGATCCTTGCATTTGCGTAGATCGGCTTGGCGCTGGTCGCGGAGAGACGGTGATTATCACCAGCGACGGACGTTACGCCCGGGAGATTCTCCAGGCCGATGCGACGCCCGTCCGCTGGACGACCTTAGGAATTCAAGACGCGTGA
- a CDS encoding acetate/propionate family kinase — MKVLVANLGSTSFKYRLFDMTDERQLARGGVERIGSSESQCFVEIAGRRSELITQAPDHAAAVKLCLQQLTDPESGCLKQADEVAAIGFKAVHGGRISGVQRVTPEVLAAMEEMSLAAPAHNPPYIAAMRLLGEQLPDIPLVAAFETGFHATIPEARKRYAIPTEWADKYQVKRWGFHGASHRFIAERTAELAQRDDLKVISCHLGGSSSLTAIDSRKSVGTTMGMSPQSGLPQNNRVGDFDIYSLPLLMQATGKTLEETLETLASQGGLYGLSGGLSSDMRDLEQAAGEGNQLAQLALDVYVSEIRRYLGGLLIELGRLDWLVFTGGIGENGAEIRESVCRNLADFGIELDQAANQEKSSGERKISTPGSRVEIWVVPTNEEIVVARQTQQCLTG; from the coding sequence GTGAAAGTTCTGGTAGCGAACCTCGGCTCCACTAGTTTCAAGTATCGTCTTTTCGACATGACCGACGAACGTCAGCTCGCCCGCGGGGGAGTGGAACGGATCGGGTCCAGCGAAAGCCAGTGCTTTGTGGAGATCGCGGGCCGGCGGAGCGAACTCATTACCCAGGCGCCCGATCATGCGGCTGCAGTCAAGTTGTGCCTGCAGCAACTGACCGATCCGGAGTCCGGTTGCCTGAAACAGGCGGACGAAGTGGCGGCGATCGGCTTCAAGGCAGTCCACGGCGGCCGCATCAGCGGCGTGCAACGGGTGACGCCTGAGGTGTTAGCCGCCATGGAGGAAATGAGTCTGGCCGCGCCGGCGCATAACCCGCCGTATATTGCGGCCATGCGTCTGCTGGGAGAACAACTGCCCGACATTCCTTTGGTGGCGGCCTTTGAAACGGGCTTCCATGCGACCATACCAGAAGCACGCAAGCGATACGCCATTCCCACGGAATGGGCTGACAAATACCAGGTGAAGCGCTGGGGCTTTCACGGCGCCAGTCACCGTTTTATCGCCGAACGCACCGCCGAGCTCGCTCAACGCGACGACCTGAAGGTGATCTCCTGCCATCTGGGAGGCTCCAGCAGTCTGACCGCCATCGACTCACGGAAAAGCGTCGGCACCACGATGGGCATGAGCCCCCAGTCGGGCCTGCCGCAAAACAACCGCGTCGGCGACTTCGACATTTACAGCCTGCCGCTGCTGATGCAAGCCACCGGCAAAACCCTTGAAGAAACCCTGGAAACGCTCGCCAGTCAGGGCGGACTCTATGGGCTCAGCGGGGGACTCAGCAGCGATATGCGCGACCTGGAACAGGCCGCCGGTGAAGGAAACCAACTGGCCCAGCTGGCCCTCGATGTTTACGTCAGTGAGATTCGCCGCTACCTGGGCGGCTTGCTGATTGAACTGGGGCGGCTCGACTGGCTGGTGTTTACCGGCGGGATCGGGGAGAACGGCGCTGAGATCCGGGAAAGCGTTTGTCGCAACCTGGCCGACTTCGGCATCGAACTCGACCAGGCCGCCAACCAGGAAAAGAGTTCCGGCGAAAGAAAGATCAGCACGCCCGGCAGTCGGGTCGAGATCTGGGTCGTGCCCACCAATGAAGAGATTGTGGTCGCCCGCCAGACCCAGCAGTGTTTAACAGGCTAA
- the pduL gene encoding phosphate propanoyltransferase: MVSAEPLDRATVERIVREIVAHTVRSGGAAPVAAAPSLVVSISARHCHLSDEHVEILFGPGRTLTPMKDLYQDGFYAAEETVMVVGPRRRMLPNVRVLGPSRSYSQVELAFTDSISLGIDAPVRHSGDIEGTPGCVLVGPAGVVELSQGVIRAARHVHMSHRDAAGYGVKNKDLMDLRVESPGCSILFEDLLVRADDTSKLEVHLDTDEGNACHLDAALKIELLPKKGGSCGCQGGKH; the protein is encoded by the coding sequence ATGGTTTCGGCTGAGCCCCTCGACCGCGCGACGGTCGAACGTATTGTTCGCGAAATCGTTGCCCATACGGTCCGTTCCGGTGGTGCGGCGCCGGTTGCTGCGGCGCCGTCGCTGGTAGTCAGTATTTCCGCCCGTCATTGTCATTTGAGCGATGAGCATGTGGAGATTCTGTTCGGCCCGGGCCGCACGCTGACCCCGATGAAAGACCTGTACCAGGACGGCTTTTACGCCGCCGAAGAAACAGTCATGGTCGTGGGTCCCCGGCGCCGGATGCTGCCGAACGTTCGCGTGCTGGGACCGAGTCGCTCGTACAGCCAGGTGGAGCTGGCCTTTACCGATAGCATTTCGCTCGGCATCGACGCTCCCGTGCGGCACTCGGGCGACATCGAAGGCACTCCCGGCTGCGTGCTGGTGGGACCGGCCGGCGTGGTCGAGCTGAGCCAGGGGGTCATTCGGGCCGCCCGGCATGTGCATATGAGCCACCGGGATGCGGCCGGATATGGCGTGAAGAACAAGGATTTGATGGACCTCCGCGTGGAGTCGCCCGGCTGCAGCATTCTGTTTGAGGATCTGCTGGTGCGGGCCGACGATACGAGCAAGCTCGAGGTGCATCTGGACACGGACGAAGGCAACGCGTGCCATCTCGACGCCGCCTTGAAGATTGAACTGCTGCCCAAGAAGGGCGGATCGTGCGGTTGCCAGGGAGGCAAGCACTAA